A genome region from Microcella alkaliphila includes the following:
- a CDS encoding nicotinate phosphoribosyltransferase — MIEAALASGRADRRCRFEVFTRRLPTGRRFGVVAGTGRLLDALADFRFDAETVEWLAREGVVNTATLDRLHDSTFSGSVEGYAEGELFFPNSPVLSVTGTFAEAVALETLALSTLNHDSAIASAAARMVAAADGAPLSEMGSRRTHEEAAIAAARAAHIAGFAATSNLAAGERWGVPTMGTAAHSFTLLHESEEEAFRAQVAALGPGTTLLVDTYDVERGVETAVRVAGPELGAVRLDSGDLPQLVRRVREHLDSLGAVNTRITVTNDLDEYTIAALRGAPVDAFGVGTALVTGSGAPTAGFVYKLVAVEDAEAGGWRPVVKTSAGKVSRGAAKRGRRLIGADGVARAELVIVDETRDGVPDAPADRDELREAGASIRDLTVAYVTEGEMDARHRGQDGVRLARAHHASAIAELPAEALRLGAGEPALPTVYQ; from the coding sequence ATGATCGAGGCCGCCCTCGCGTCGGGGCGGGCTGACCGCCGGTGCCGCTTCGAGGTGTTCACGCGGCGCCTTCCGACCGGCCGCCGCTTCGGCGTCGTCGCCGGTACCGGTCGCCTGCTGGATGCTCTCGCCGACTTCCGCTTCGACGCCGAGACGGTCGAGTGGCTGGCCCGAGAGGGCGTCGTGAACACCGCCACGCTCGATCGCCTGCACGACAGCACCTTCAGCGGCTCGGTCGAGGGCTATGCGGAGGGCGAGCTGTTCTTCCCGAACTCCCCCGTGCTGAGCGTCACCGGAACGTTCGCCGAGGCGGTCGCGCTCGAGACGCTCGCGCTCAGCACGCTCAACCACGACAGCGCCATCGCGAGCGCCGCCGCGCGCATGGTCGCCGCCGCCGACGGTGCCCCCCTCAGCGAGATGGGATCGCGCCGCACCCATGAGGAGGCCGCCATCGCCGCCGCCCGCGCCGCCCACATCGCCGGCTTCGCCGCCACGTCGAACCTCGCCGCCGGTGAGCGCTGGGGCGTGCCCACGATGGGCACCGCCGCGCACTCATTCACCCTGCTGCACGAGAGCGAAGAGGAGGCGTTTCGCGCCCAGGTTGCCGCGCTCGGCCCCGGCACGACCCTGCTCGTCGACACGTACGACGTCGAGCGCGGCGTCGAGACCGCCGTGCGGGTCGCCGGCCCCGAGCTCGGGGCCGTGCGCCTCGACTCGGGCGACCTGCCGCAACTGGTGCGGCGGGTGCGCGAGCACCTCGACTCCCTCGGGGCGGTAAACACGCGCATCACCGTGACGAACGACCTCGACGAGTACACGATCGCGGCCCTGCGCGGCGCCCCCGTCGACGCGTTCGGCGTCGGCACGGCCCTCGTCACCGGCTCGGGCGCGCCCACGGCGGGCTTCGTCTACAAACTCGTGGCCGTGGAGGACGCGGAGGCGGGCGGCTGGCGTCCCGTGGTCAAGACGTCGGCCGGCAAGGTGTCGCGGGGCGCCGCGAAGCGCGGCCGGCGACTCATCGGGGCGGACGGCGTAGCCCGGGCCGAACTGGTCATCGTTGACGAGACGCGGGACGGCGTGCCGGATGCGCCCGCCGACCGCGACGAACTGCGCGAGGCCGGCGCGAGCATCCGCGATCTGACGGTCGCGTACGTGACGGAGGGCGAGATGGATGCGCGCCACAGAGGCCAGGACGGCGTGCGCCTCGCACGCGCCCACCACGCGTCCGCCATCGCCGAGTTGCCAGCGGAGGCGCTGCGACTCGGAGCCGGCGAACCCGCCCTGCCGACCGTCTACCAGTAG
- a CDS encoding cryptochrome/photolyase family protein yields the protein MSGNSRESGPVRWLTSEQLGPHFDDGGEIALVEVLDQYRKRPVHRQKAHLHLSALRHRAAELGERARVISGPTHREALEAAGLTGDRLETVGAISWGMRRLVEELGGTVLESRGFVTDRAVFEDWAAGKKASQLVMDRFYREVRERTGLLMEGGQPVGGQFSFDADNRERPPKGAVSLGLPDPWRPTEDEIDASVREDLDRLAASGAPFIGVDAPRRFAATRPWPTRASACRSTSACCTRSRSSSVSSPSTRRAGRR from the coding sequence GTGAGCGGAAATAGCCGAGAGTCGGGGCCGGTGCGCTGGCTCACGAGTGAGCAGCTCGGCCCGCACTTCGACGATGGCGGCGAGATCGCTCTCGTCGAGGTGCTCGACCAGTACCGCAAGCGCCCCGTACACCGGCAAAAGGCGCATCTGCACCTGAGTGCGCTGCGGCACCGGGCGGCCGAGCTCGGCGAGCGGGCGCGCGTGATCTCCGGGCCGACGCATCGCGAGGCGCTTGAGGCCGCCGGGCTCACCGGCGACCGGCTCGAGACTGTGGGCGCGATCAGCTGGGGCATGCGGCGCCTCGTCGAGGAGCTCGGCGGCACCGTGCTCGAATCCCGCGGCTTCGTTACCGACCGGGCGGTGTTCGAGGACTGGGCGGCGGGTAAGAAGGCCTCGCAGCTCGTCATGGACCGCTTCTACCGCGAGGTGCGCGAGCGCACCGGCCTGCTCATGGAGGGCGGTCAGCCCGTCGGCGGCCAGTTCAGCTTCGACGCCGACAACCGCGAGCGCCCGCCGAAGGGCGCGGTCAGCCTCGGCCTGCCCGACCCGTGGCGGCCGACGGAAGACGAGATCGACGCATCCGTGCGCGAGGATCTGGACCGGCTCGCAGCCTCCGGCGCCCCCTTCATCGGCGTGGATGCGCCGCGCCGGTTCGCGGCGACGCGGCCATGGCCCACACGCGCCTCAGCGTGCCGATCAACCTCGGCCTGCTGCACTCGCTCGAGGTCGTCGAGCGTGTCGTCGCCGAGTACGAGGCGGGCCGGGCGCCGCTGA
- the murI gene encoding glutamate racemase → MSNAPIGVFDSGVGGLTVARAIIDQLPREQIVYLGDTANGPYGPRPIAQVREHALAVLDELVDQGVKLLVIACNTASAAMFRDARERFEQGHGIPVVEVIQPAVRAAVRRTRTKRIGVIGTEGTIRSGAYSDAFVADPSIQLSTAAAPRFVEFVEAGITTGPEVLALAEQYLAPLKAADIDTLVLGCTHYPLLAGAIQYVVGPEVSLVSSAEETAYDVYRRLVAHGIEATRTDAPAHVFEATGADTERFRELARRFIGPAVTRVDPFPTGTIPLPKGPTA, encoded by the coding sequence GTGAGCAACGCGCCGATCGGAGTCTTCGATTCCGGCGTCGGCGGCCTCACGGTGGCCCGCGCGATCATCGACCAGCTGCCGCGCGAGCAGATCGTCTACCTCGGCGACACCGCGAACGGTCCATACGGTCCCCGCCCCATCGCGCAGGTGCGCGAACACGCTCTCGCCGTGCTCGACGAACTCGTCGACCAGGGCGTCAAGCTGCTCGTCATCGCCTGCAACACCGCATCAGCCGCCATGTTCCGCGACGCGCGCGAACGCTTCGAACAAGGCCACGGCATTCCCGTCGTCGAGGTCATCCAGCCCGCCGTGCGCGCCGCCGTGCGCCGCACGCGCACGAAGCGCATCGGCGTCATCGGCACGGAGGGAACGATCCGATCCGGGGCCTACAGCGACGCGTTCGTGGCCGACCCGAGCATCCAGCTGTCGACCGCCGCCGCCCCGCGCTTCGTCGAATTCGTTGAGGCCGGCATCACGACCGGCCCCGAGGTGTTGGCGCTCGCCGAGCAGTACCTGGCGCCGCTGAAGGCCGCCGACATTGACACGCTCGTGCTCGGCTGCACGCACTACCCGCTGCTCGCCGGGGCGATCCAGTACGTCGTCGGCCCCGAGGTCTCGCTTGTCTCGAGCGCGGAAGAGACCGCCTACGACGTCTACCGCCGCCTCGTCGCGCACGGCATCGAGGCCACCCGAACGGATGCTCCCGCTCACGTCTTCGAGGCAACCGGCGCCGACACCGAACGGTTCCGCGAACTCGCCCGACGCTTCATCGGCCCCGCGGTCACGCGCGTCGACCCCTTCCCGACCGGCACGATCCCCCTTCCGAAAGGCCCCACCGCATGA
- the rph gene encoding ribonuclease PH codes for MNATIAESSGLRADGRTNDQLRPVTIERGWSAQAEGSALISFGGTKVLCTASFTNGVPRWLMGKGSGWVTAEYGMLPRSTNERMDRESVKGRIGGRTHEISRLIGRSLRAVVDTKALGENTIKIDCDVLQADGGTRTAAITGAFVALADAVEWGRDKGFIARRAAALTGTVSAVSVGIIDGTPMLDLAYVEDVKAETDMNVVTTGDGRFVEVQGTAEGAPFDRDELNALLDLAVGGTTELTRLQREILGR; via the coding sequence ATGAACGCCACCATCGCCGAGTCCTCCGGCCTGCGCGCCGACGGGCGTACAAACGACCAGCTGCGCCCCGTCACGATCGAGCGCGGCTGGAGCGCCCAGGCCGAGGGCAGCGCGCTCATCAGCTTCGGCGGCACCAAGGTGCTCTGCACCGCGAGCTTCACGAACGGCGTGCCGCGCTGGCTCATGGGCAAAGGCTCGGGCTGGGTTACCGCCGAGTACGGCATGCTGCCGCGGTCGACCAACGAGCGCATGGACCGCGAGAGTGTGAAGGGCCGCATCGGCGGTCGCACCCACGAAATCTCGCGCCTCATCGGCCGCAGCCTCCGCGCCGTCGTCGACACGAAGGCGCTCGGCGAGAACACCATCAAGATCGACTGCGACGTGCTGCAGGCCGACGGCGGAACCCGCACGGCCGCCATCACGGGCGCCTTCGTCGCGCTCGCCGACGCCGTCGAGTGGGGCCGCGACAAGGGCTTCATCGCGCGTCGTGCCGCCGCCCTCACCGGCACGGTCTCCGCCGTGAGCGTCGGCATCATCGACGGCACCCCGATGCTCGACCTGGCCTACGTCGAAGACGTGAAGGCCGAGACCGACATGAACGTCGTCACCACCGGCGACGGCCGCTTCGTCGAGGTGCAGGGCACCGCCGAGGGCGCGCCCTTCGACCGCGACGAGCTGAACGCTCTGCTCGACCTCGCCGTGGGCGGCACGACCGAGCTGACCCGCCTGCAGCGCGAGATCCTCGGCCGCTGA
- the rdgB gene encoding RdgB/HAM1 family non-canonical purine NTP pyrophosphatase produces the protein MTSIPTLRAVVATHNAHKVAELQRILGTALPGLELVAYDGPSPVEDGDSFAANALIKARAAAEHTGLVAIADDSGIGVDALGGAPGIDSAHYSGRRDDAANVSHLLANLTDVPAENRAAQFTCAAALVDPTRTDDAREHVELGVWPGRVALEAAGGGGFGYDPVFIPEGLEVTSAELTADEKNAISHRARAFAALAAVLRERYGA, from the coding sequence ATGACGAGCATCCCGACGCTCAGAGCCGTCGTCGCCACCCACAACGCGCACAAGGTGGCCGAGCTGCAGCGCATACTCGGTACGGCCCTTCCCGGCCTCGAGTTGGTCGCCTACGACGGGCCGAGCCCGGTGGAGGACGGTGACAGCTTCGCCGCCAACGCGCTCATCAAGGCGCGCGCCGCGGCCGAGCACACGGGCCTCGTCGCGATCGCCGACGACAGCGGCATCGGTGTCGACGCGTTGGGTGGGGCGCCCGGGATCGACTCGGCGCACTACTCAGGGCGCCGCGATGACGCGGCGAATGTGAGCCACCTGCTCGCGAACCTCACCGATGTGCCTGCTGAGAATCGCGCCGCACAGTTCACCTGCGCCGCCGCCCTCGTCGACCCCACCCGCACCGACGACGCCCGCGAACACGTCGAACTCGGCGTCTGGCCGGGCCGCGTGGCACTCGAGGCCGCCGGCGGGGGAGGGTTCGGGTACGACCCGGTGTTCATCCCCGAGGGCCTTGAGGTCACGAGCGCCGAACTCACCGCCGACGAGAAGAACGCCATCAGCCATCGCGCGCGAGCCTTCGCGGCCCTCGCCGCCGTCCTGCGCGAGCGCTACGGAGCGTAA
- a CDS encoding metal-dependent transcriptional regulator translates to MSDTVATTVTDDYLKTICQHTEWQPEPITPSQLAVALALAPSSVTEMVKKLAAAGLVDHRPYGAITLTDAGRARALAMLRRHRLIETWLVERHDYGWDEVHDEAEVLEHALSDRLLDRIDAELGHPTRDPHGDLIPRKDGTIIRPDAVRLDQAPPGTTGAVVRISDRDPDVLRVLDRLALTLDERVRVGDDRSPAAGVALVRASGSTIVVDPAVTRAVWLAV, encoded by the coding sequence ATGTCTGACACGGTCGCCACCACCGTCACCGACGACTACCTGAAGACGATCTGCCAGCACACCGAGTGGCAGCCCGAGCCGATCACGCCGAGCCAGCTTGCCGTCGCCCTCGCCCTTGCCCCCTCGAGCGTGACCGAGATGGTGAAGAAGCTCGCCGCCGCCGGGCTCGTCGACCACCGGCCGTACGGCGCGATCACGCTGACCGACGCCGGCCGCGCCCGCGCCCTCGCGATGCTGCGCCGCCATCGCCTCATCGAGACGTGGCTCGTCGAGCGGCACGACTACGGCTGGGACGAGGTGCACGACGAGGCCGAGGTCCTCGAGCACGCCCTCAGCGACCGCCTGCTCGACCGCATCGACGCGGAGCTCGGACACCCGACGCGCGACCCGCACGGCGACCTGATTCCTCGCAAAGACGGCACGATCATCCGGCCTGACGCGGTGCGCCTCGACCAGGCGCCACCTGGAACGACGGGGGCGGTCGTGCGCATCAGCGACCGCGACCCCGACGTGCTGCGCGTGCTCGACCGGTTGGCATTGACCCTGGATGAACGCGTCCGGGTCGGCGACGACCGGTCGCCCGCCGCGGGGGTCGCCCTCGTGCGCGCGTCGGGCTCGACGATCGTCGTCGACCCCGCCGTTACGCGAGCCGTGTGGCTCGCCGTCTAG
- a CDS encoding DUF368 domain-containing protein, with product MSITPRAAARSILDAARGSLIGFAEVVPGISGGTVALIVGVYDTLIDGAGHLARGVARLVSDGLRGRGTAGARAHFGKVHWAAVLPIGIGMLAAILVGAALIAPLLDEHPTETRAVFFGLIVASLIVPIRMVGGRWKAHEYLIAAAGAAFAFLLTDIPRAPDQDPTFFVILISAAVAICALVLPGVSGSYLLLTVGMYAPTLAAVNDRDLAYLGTFILGAILGLGVFVSGLQWLLAKKRRVTLIVITGLMLGSLRALWPWQEDDGSVLPAESNWPIMIGLAVIGAVVILALIALERMLVARKLMSEDVVSDPSTDSIPTVGDSR from the coding sequence GTGAGCATCACGCCCCGCGCTGCAGCGCGCTCCATCCTCGACGCCGCACGCGGCTCGCTCATCGGGTTCGCCGAGGTCGTGCCGGGCATTTCGGGTGGCACAGTTGCCCTGATCGTCGGCGTCTACGACACCCTGATTGACGGGGCAGGCCATCTCGCTCGCGGCGTCGCTCGACTCGTCAGCGACGGGCTGCGCGGGCGCGGTACCGCCGGCGCCCGCGCCCACTTCGGCAAGGTGCACTGGGCGGCCGTACTTCCCATCGGCATCGGGATGCTCGCGGCGATTCTCGTCGGAGCCGCCCTCATCGCGCCGCTGCTTGACGAGCATCCGACCGAAACCCGCGCGGTGTTCTTCGGGCTGATTGTCGCGTCCCTCATCGTGCCGATTCGCATGGTCGGCGGCCGTTGGAAGGCGCACGAGTACCTCATCGCCGCGGCAGGCGCCGCATTCGCGTTCCTCCTGACCGACATCCCGAGGGCACCCGACCAGGACCCGACGTTCTTCGTGATCCTGATCTCGGCCGCCGTCGCGATCTGCGCGCTCGTGCTGCCCGGTGTCTCGGGATCGTACCTCCTGCTGACCGTCGGCATGTACGCGCCGACGCTCGCCGCGGTCAACGACCGCGACCTCGCGTACCTGGGCACGTTCATCCTGGGCGCGATCCTCGGCCTCGGCGTTTTCGTTTCTGGCCTGCAGTGGCTGCTCGCGAAAAAACGCCGCGTCACGCTCATCGTAATCACGGGCCTCATGCTCGGCTCCCTGCGCGCGCTGTGGCCGTGGCAGGAAGATGACGGGTCAGTTCTGCCCGCCGAGTCGAACTGGCCAATCATGATTGGCTTGGCTGTAATCGGTGCGGTGGTGATCCTTGCACTGATCGCCCTTGAGCGAATGTTGGTGGCGCGCAAGCTCATGTCGGAGGACGTCGTCAGCGACCCGTCGACTGATTCGATTCCTACGGTGGGCGACTCGCGGTAG
- a CDS encoding DedA family protein, producing MPRTAGVAMLPMDIGLFDVESLIRDAGPWALIIVCGIVFVETGLLIGFLLPGDTLLILTGVLTFTDVIPQPIWLVALAITLSTMAGDNLGYLIGRKVGPPIFNRKQAGFFSKRSVARTEAFFLRYGGFAITIARFIAVVRTIAPVAAGVGRMPYRRFFFFDTIGAILWGTGLPLLGYGIAQIPGVADWVIAYIDIVLLVIVGIVLIGIAYHWSHERHQQKIEDELERAGVELPPVEIWVDEPVHDGRHEATEPATTAPSYGVGPHDGKHEKENYPL from the coding sequence TTGCCCCGCACCGCTGGAGTCGCCATGTTGCCCATGGACATCGGACTGTTCGATGTCGAGTCGCTGATTCGCGACGCTGGCCCCTGGGCGCTGATCATCGTCTGCGGCATCGTATTCGTTGAGACGGGGCTGCTCATCGGCTTTCTGTTGCCCGGCGACACCCTGCTGATCTTGACGGGTGTATTGACGTTCACCGACGTGATCCCCCAGCCCATCTGGCTGGTGGCGCTGGCGATCACCCTGTCGACGATGGCCGGCGACAACCTCGGCTACCTGATCGGGCGCAAGGTCGGCCCGCCAATCTTCAACCGCAAGCAGGCAGGGTTCTTCTCGAAACGCAGCGTCGCCCGCACCGAGGCGTTTTTCCTGCGCTACGGCGGATTCGCGATCACGATCGCGCGCTTCATCGCCGTCGTGCGCACCATCGCCCCGGTTGCCGCGGGTGTCGGCCGGATGCCCTACCGGCGTTTCTTCTTCTTCGACACGATCGGCGCGATTCTCTGGGGCACCGGCCTTCCGCTGCTCGGCTACGGCATCGCCCAGATTCCCGGCGTTGCCGACTGGGTGATCGCCTACATCGACATCGTCCTGCTGGTCATCGTGGGCATCGTGCTCATCGGCATCGCGTACCACTGGTCCCACGAGCGGCATCAGCAGAAAATCGAAGACGAGCTGGAACGCGCCGGTGTTGAACTGCCCCCCGTCGAGATCTGGGTTGACGAGCCCGTCCACGATGGCCGCCACGAGGCGACGGAACCGGCCACGACAGCTCCGAGCTACGGCGTGGGACCGCACGACGGCAAGCACGAGAAGGAAAACTACCCTCTGTGA
- a CDS encoding L-lactate permease, giving the protein MLAVLAALPVLAVLVLMTVVGWSAARAGLVTAAATLVLAVVGFGFGVGEDADPGLAWSLTGVVAEAGFIALTIIGIIGPALGIHVLQRSTGAAARLRLALAVLHPDPRLGALLVAWFFALFLEGAAGFGTPIALAAPFLVAAGMKPVAAVAAALVGHAAGVSFGAVGTPILAQATIASTTLPETTGQVLARGVLPYHLALGWILLVVLIVIIGSAYGNRRGLVGWGLLAWASFFLPYSLIAWFVGPELPALGGALVGAILFSIVLAWRRERAEVAAGARHPHPDVEETVVAELSVLRAAAPYLVLVAIVLVTRLIPPIQDALRSVTLEWQLPGGFAGSVQPLYHPTMLLTVAFVVGALIQRASWRRIRIAVVSATLQLGPVFLALVGMITIARAMSASGMTQTLAEAAASTGAAWPLFTVAVGVFGSFITGSATASNLLFTDLQVSTARAIGAPSLPLLGAQGYGAALGNLIAPGNIIAAVATVGLAGREGLILRRTLPWVVVCTILGGAFALVLTLS; this is encoded by the coding sequence ATGCTCGCTGTGCTCGCCGCGTTGCCCGTGCTCGCCGTTCTCGTGCTCATGACGGTGGTCGGCTGGTCGGCTGCGCGGGCCGGGCTGGTTACCGCCGCCGCGACGCTCGTGCTGGCCGTCGTCGGCTTCGGCTTCGGGGTGGGCGAGGATGCCGACCCGGGGCTCGCCTGGTCGCTCACCGGCGTCGTCGCCGAGGCGGGCTTCATCGCGCTCACGATCATCGGCATCATCGGCCCGGCGCTCGGTATTCACGTGCTGCAACGCTCGACCGGCGCCGCGGCTCGCCTGCGATTGGCGCTCGCCGTGCTGCACCCCGACCCGCGGCTCGGGGCCCTGCTCGTCGCCTGGTTCTTCGCACTGTTCTTGGAGGGTGCGGCGGGTTTCGGCACGCCGATTGCCCTGGCGGCGCCGTTCCTCGTCGCAGCGGGCATGAAGCCTGTTGCCGCGGTCGCGGCCGCCCTCGTCGGTCACGCGGCGGGCGTCTCGTTTGGCGCCGTGGGTACGCCGATCCTTGCCCAGGCGACCATTGCATCCACGACCCTGCCCGAGACGACCGGCCAGGTGTTGGCCCGAGGCGTCCTGCCATACCACCTGGCCCTCGGCTGGATCCTGCTCGTCGTGCTGATCGTGATCATCGGCAGCGCCTACGGCAACCGGCGCGGGCTCGTCGGCTGGGGCTTGCTCGCCTGGGCGAGTTTCTTCCTGCCCTACAGTCTGATCGCCTGGTTCGTCGGCCCGGAGCTGCCAGCGCTTGGCGGCGCCCTCGTCGGGGCAATCCTGTTTTCCATCGTGCTCGCCTGGCGACGCGAGCGGGCGGAGGTCGCCGCGGGGGCGCGCCACCCGCACCCGGACGTGGAAGAAACCGTGGTCGCCGAGCTGTCGGTGCTGCGGGCCGCTGCCCCGTACCTGGTGCTCGTCGCAATCGTGCTGGTCACCCGGCTGATTCCGCCGATTCAGGATGCGCTGCGCTCGGTCACGCTCGAATGGCAGCTTCCCGGGGGCTTCGCCGGATCCGTGCAGCCGCTGTATCACCCGACGATGTTGCTCACCGTGGCGTTCGTGGTGGGCGCGCTGATCCAGAGGGCGTCGTGGCGGCGCATCCGCATCGCGGTCGTGTCGGCGACCCTGCAGCTGGGGCCCGTCTTTCTCGCCCTTGTGGGAATGATCACCATTGCCCGTGCCATGTCGGCCTCGGGCATGACGCAGACGCTTGCCGAGGCGGCTGCGTCGACGGGAGCGGCATGGCCGCTGTTCACTGTGGCAGTCGGAGTGTTCGGGTCGTTCATCACGGGTAGCGCGACGGCCTCGAACCTGCTCTTCACCGACCTGCAGGTGTCGACGGCTCGGGCGATCGGGGCGCCGTCGCTTCCACTCCTCGGTGCGCAGGGCTACGGTGCCGCACTCGGCAACCTCATTGCCCCCGGCAACATCATCGCGGCGGTCGCCACCGTCGGCCTCGCCGGGCGTGAGGGGCTCATTCTGCGGCGCACACTCCCGTGGGTTGTGGTGTGCACGATCCTGGGCGGGGCGTTCGCGCTGGTGCTGACACTGTCCTGA
- a CDS encoding alkene reductase has translation MSLDSLWQPITVGRMDLPHRLAMAPMTRSRANADGTPGALAAEYYGQRASLGLIISEGTQPSDDGQGYLNTPGIYTDAHIKGWRETADAIHAGGGYLFIQLMHVGRMSHPDNTPHHRQPVAPSAIAPGVDMFTAAGMQPAPEPRALATEEIADVIAEFVHAAKSAVEAGADGVEIHAANGYLGHQFLAPNANVRDDQYGGSVENRSRFVVEVSKAVADAIGADRTGIRISPGMPLGGLDEGTVDEVREQYLHLVGELAKLDLVYLNLHHGGDDVLLEKIRKAWPNTLLVLRYGRTREQIADEINAGRADIAPLGQFALANPDVVERLKTGAPFNEADPATFYGGDATGYTDYPTLDEADDEAAA, from the coding sequence ATGTCTTTGGACTCCCTCTGGCAGCCGATCACCGTCGGCCGCATGGACCTCCCGCACCGCCTTGCGATGGCACCGATGACGCGCAGCCGTGCGAACGCAGACGGTACGCCGGGTGCTCTCGCCGCCGAGTACTACGGCCAGCGGGCCTCCCTGGGGCTGATCATTTCGGAGGGCACGCAGCCATCGGATGACGGCCAGGGCTACCTGAACACCCCCGGCATCTACACCGATGCTCACATCAAGGGCTGGCGCGAGACCGCCGACGCGATTCACGCCGGTGGCGGCTACCTGTTTATTCAGCTGATGCACGTGGGCCGCATGTCGCACCCCGACAACACGCCGCACCACCGCCAGCCGGTCGCCCCCTCGGCGATCGCCCCGGGCGTCGACATGTTCACGGCGGCGGGCATGCAGCCGGCTCCCGAGCCGCGCGCGCTCGCGACCGAGGAGATCGCCGACGTGATCGCCGAGTTCGTGCACGCCGCGAAGTCGGCCGTCGAGGCCGGTGCCGACGGTGTCGAGATCCACGCCGCCAACGGGTACCTCGGCCACCAGTTCCTCGCCCCGAACGCCAACGTGCGCGACGACCAGTACGGCGGATCGGTCGAGAATCGTTCGCGCTTCGTCGTCGAGGTGTCGAAGGCCGTTGCCGACGCGATCGGCGCCGACCGCACCGGTATTCGCATCTCTCCCGGAATGCCCCTCGGCGGCCTCGACGAGGGCACGGTCGACGAGGTACGTGAGCAGTACCTGCACCTCGTGGGCGAGCTCGCGAAGCTCGACCTCGTCTACCTGAACCTGCACCACGGCGGCGACGACGTGCTGCTGGAGAAGATCCGCAAGGCGTGGCCGAACACGCTGCTGGTGCTGCGCTACGGCCGCACTCGCGAGCAGATCGCCGACGAGATCAACGCGGGCCGTGCCGACATCGCCCCGCTCGGCCAGTTCGCGCTCGCGAACCCTGACGTGGTCGAGCGCCTGAAGACCGGCGCCCCGTTCAACGAGGCCGACCCGGCCACGTTCTACGGCGGCGACGCGACGGGCTACACCGACTACCCGACGCTCGATGAGGCTGACGACGAAGCGGCCGCGTAG
- a CDS encoding NYN domain-containing protein, whose amino-acid sequence MIVYVDGFNLYHGMKSQFGRATLWLDLVALYPGVVYIVNGRYQSRKVRCTQCGHEYTRYEEKETDVNIATALVSDAALNLMDTAIIMSADSDLGPAVRAAKSIRSTLFVTAAFPPRRSSAELKNLMPASFRIGRSKIVQSQLPDQFEVDGQAHERPEYWR is encoded by the coding sequence ATGATCGTCTACGTCGACGGGTTCAACCTGTACCACGGGATGAAGAGTCAGTTTGGCAGAGCCACCCTGTGGCTCGACCTCGTTGCCTTGTATCCAGGGGTCGTTTACATCGTGAACGGTCGCTATCAGTCGAGAAAGGTTCGGTGTACTCAATGCGGTCACGAATACACCCGCTATGAAGAGAAGGAGACCGACGTCAACATTGCGACGGCGTTGGTCTCGGATGCGGCGCTAAACCTGATGGACACTGCCATCATCATGAGCGCAGATAGCGATCTAGGTCCGGCGGTACGCGCCGCGAAAAGTATTCGCTCAACGCTTTTCGTCACCGCTGCGTTCCCACCTCGGCGCAGTTCCGCGGAGCTGAAGAACCTGATGCCGGCCTCTTTCCGAATCGGCAGAAGCAAGATTGTGCAAAGTCAACTGCCTGACCAATTCGAGGTTGACGGCCAGGCGCACGAGCGTCCGGAATACTGGCGCTGA